The sequence ttaccctaaaatagaccttttacttgtgatcgtcattgtctaccataaatgttaatattttagtgtaattggctcagggctagcgttacgacaatgactgGCGGGGAGACGTTTTAttagggtgggtattttatgtgtattattattattcttttttgcactttactttaatttttttattactatagtctgtccctcaaaggtcagaaaagacctttgggggactttatatttttttctttcttcttttacatcatgttttTTTCACTGCAACTGGGGAAGTCAgccctgttatagtgactattgtcaataatagggctgtgctgggtctagtaagacccagcagcagtctgccactaacggcatcccggcgatcatgtgaccagtcacatgatcactgggaccaAAAGAGAAAGCGacgctgccgctgcctctattcatatgcacagcgttcattgagcgctgtgtagaagagatcagagaagatagaagcaacgaaagctgcttctatctactcctcagggtccccagcagtgATTGACTGCCGGAGacacgacattcagctgcccgatcgcttggGCAGCAAGCCAAAACCCGCgctgtaaatagtctatggcgcgggttttaaggaccctgactgccggccgtaaatacacagccagcggtcgggaaccggttaaagaATATATAAAAGAATTGCTTACAATGAAGCTAAAACCCTTAAACTTGTTAGCGTTGACTACTGAGTGAGTACACAGAAAACGAAAAATAcataagcttaaaggggttgtctgaaattagagaaaaaggtattttttatttcccAGAAAAAGTGTCTTTCTTCTCAATGgattgtatttggtattgcagcttgagctccactaccagacacagcccatagacaagagtattgctgtttctggggggaaaaaagcAGATCCGTTTTTCTAATCTCACGCAACTCCTTtaacatagaaaataaaaaaaattcatgggTCTGCAAGCTAAGCAAAATCTAATAGTATTTGGGTAGCTTAAGACTTTTCTACTAGAGATGAAcaattctttaaaaaatattaTTCTCCAATATTTTCCAAAACGCAAATCATTCTGATTCGCTCCAAATCTTGAACTGGAGAATCAATTCTACCACCCATTATAGTCCTCAAGTCTTCCTTCCTCTTATCCTTCATTTCTCCTTAGTTTCTGTCCTTTGCTCGTGTAATGTTATTTTAATATTTGCCTACTTAATGCATTGATGGTCAGCTGCATTTAAAAGGGTCTGAACAAACTGGGATAATATAATAAACTCTCGTTTGATTTTCTATAGAAAGAATTTTAATAATTAGTGAAAATCTGATTAGAACACAATAAACTATTTGTCTGGGCTTTAAAAGCGATATTTACTTTTCCAGGCACAAGGAAAAATACTGGCTGCTCAAGGCCAAAGGGAAATGTCACAGGCCCTTATATTGATAAGTTGCATTTATGCACCACAGTAATTCTTTCCTGTTTTGCTGCTAACTCATAGATTTCAGTCATGTTCGGTGGTGGATATAAAAATCTTTTTGAAGAGTACAAAATAATTATCGATTTTTACAACTCCAGTCCATCAATGTGAGAAAAATGAATTCATGTCATtgcttggaattttttttaattaatgacaactttctgtttttttacagtggatcTCATTGTTCAGAATATTCTACCGGCAGTCAGTGCGAAATTACAAGTGGAAAAAACACAGGATAAAAGAACATATGAGAGGACAGAGTGTGAATGGAACTGGAGATttctgctaataaaaagtattttggtcTGGCACCTTCTGAAGCAACAGTTCaagatgtattattatttttttgcatattACCTTTATAAATGcagcataaaaaaaacagaacaaaatctTATTTTAGCATGTTaaatgttattatgttttttatagATAAGAATAATACAATAGTACTGAATTGTATGTGAAAGTTCTTTGGCTCTATACATCTCTGGCCTGCAGAGGTATCAATCTAATTTCTCGCTATAAACTTTGTTTGCCGCAAGAAATGTGAAAGCGTAATCTTCTCATTTTGTAGGCTTCTCAATCTTTTTCATCCCTTTAGTTGAAATACTTGAATGTTCTTTTAAACGCTTAAGAATAAGATGAAAGAGGTTTATACTTCAAGATGATTTACAAAGACCAGTCTGGAGTTTAAATATAAACTTTGGAAATTATTCCCAAATTGAATTTTCCAACTTTTGCTCATACAATTACCAATTTATAATTTTAAATGTTCTTTCTGCAGTCCTGAATTAAATTTAACTCTTCCAGTTTCAAGTGATTGTAATTGGTGCAGTAGGTCGAGTTATAATTGAAGACTATAGAACTCGCTTATTCCACTTCAATTTCCAAGAAATATTGGTTGTCCAGAGTGGACTTTTACAAATAACTAATTCCTAACATATTTTCTTTTTCAGAAGCACTTATCTCCTCTGGGAGAGTATTTTGTGAAGAAGAACCAACATCTTGCTGCAGTGGTTCTTCACATGTAGATATCTGCCCGTTCTCACCTACTCCAACCACTTTTGGACTTTTTCTTTCTTCAGAGATGCCACTAACTCTGCTCTGTTCCCTTTGTGCTCTATCATCTCCTCCATGCAAAACTCCATCTGCTACCCTCACAGAGGTCCTGCAGAGGACACGTCGCAAGCCGCGCTGGAATGGACGAGCAAGTAGGGCATAAATAATGGGATTCAGACAACTGTTAGCATATGAAAGAGCTACAACAAAAGAGTAAAGTCCATAAAGTCTTGGACCTGCAGGCAGAGGCCACAGAAGATTGATTATGTTTAAAGCATAAAATGGTAGCCAACATAGTATAAAGGCAGTCACTGCAAGGGCGACCATCTTGGTAACTTTACGTTCAGGTCCCTGGCGTCGAGCTGGAGCCACCCTAACGCGATTACCAGATGATCTTAGCTGAGCCACAATAAGTATGTGGCATATACAGATAACTAGCAATGGGCAGAAAAATCCAAGTGCAGAAGTGTATAAAATAAAACCAGTCCTCCATGCTTGTTGCGGCTCAGGCCAAGCAATATGACACATTCCAGAATCCTTGGGAACGCCAGCGAAGAAAACTACGGGAAGCACAACCAAAAAGGACATAATCCATACTGTGACATTGACACATTTTGCTACTTTGGGTCTTCTCCACTTTGCCGATTGTATAGGGCGAACAACAGCACAGTACCTGTCCAAGCTGAGCACTGTTAAGCAAAAAATGCTTGTAAACTGGTTTACAGCATCTAGAGTCATTACTATCGTACAGACAGGTGACCCAAAAGGCCAATAGGACAGGGCACTTTGGGCAGCCAGAAAAGGTAGGCCCAGCATAAAAAGATCATCAGCCAAAGCCAAatttaaaatataaagagctgtgACTGAATTCTGCCCAGTAGGACTTTTCCATGCTAGGTAAATCACCAAGGTGTTACCCCACAATCCTACAGCACATACAACTAAGTACACTAAAGGGATGAGTAGCCCAGGAGCAGTCACATTGGGTGTAGAAGAGAAATTGGCATACAGTGTTGTGTTAATGTCAGTATAAGAACTTGAATAGAAGCTTGTAGGAGAAGTTGGCGTCATCATGCAGGGAGAtcaaaacatggttcttttaagtGATCCTCTTGTCATCTTATGCACACTTTAACATCTTTCCGTATCTCTGAGAAATATTTACATATCCTAATGCCAGCTGCCGCTTCATATTTTTAGAATAGGGAAATTATTGTTCTGAATAAAACTATGATGAAATTAGAAAAGGCTTTTGGTAGTTGTGTTATGCTACTTATCTTCTTGAgatgtatattttatatagtgAAGAATATGTCTCTTTGGTTGAGTTTTGACATCATGTTTCTTATTAGGTTGGTAAAATTTACTCTTTAATCCCCTAGCTGAACATTAAGGATGCATTTGGTGCCTTTCGTTCCCCTAGTGGTTGGATTTTTAGCAAACtatctaatataatatatataacagGAGTTGTTACTACGTTGAAGGTCGTCACACGTTATATTTTGACATCTAGCGAATAGATTTCTTCATTTAGGTCTCTTTGCCAGGTCCAAAGCTTGTCCTTCACATCTAcactctgacaaaaaaaaaaaaaagatacaattatttattttatagtgtTCGTCTCCAAATTTAAGTTTCTCACCCATACTTTTCGCCTTTCTGATATACTGTATGCATAAACAAAAAGTACTACTATAGTCCCACATTCCACATGTGTATGGGCCCTTTGGTAAGAGTTTATCCCCTGAGTTTAACTAGCATAGACTATGTTTATCCAGATCACTATGAGCCCGCCAAAACCAGTGGGCCCTGTTATCTGTGAAGGTTTGGCTGGTTCTGATGTTAgccctgcatgtcctatactgtaGAAATTCAAAATATAGACTTTGTTTTTGGTggaatgtaaattaaaaaaaagttcattctGCTTCAACTTAATGCAGTTGTTTTTAGTGTTTGAGTTACAAAAATTACACCCTTTGCTATTATTTGACGTGGCATACAGACATGCCAGGCAGATAACAATAAAAATGCTATGTGAGCTGAAACCCTAATTTCTAGATCACAGTTCCTGCAACACTTGGTAAATTATTCAGATCCTTTTGTAGCTTGTCCGAGATTTTCATAACTAAGAATCTCCTACAGTTTAATGATAAATGTATAAGAGCAAAAACGGGAACATACAGGCGCTGCTTGGTTATAAATGAACAAATAGATTTATTTTGGTAAATGAAGTACAGATGCTACGTGTTTCAACGCCAGACTGGcatctgatgaagacgccagtccggcgttgaaacgcgtagcatctgtACTTCATTTACCGAAATAAATCTATTCGTCCATTTATAACCAAGCAGCGCCTGTATGTTCCCGTTTTTGCTCTTATACATTTACTATTTCTGGCAACCCCTCCGAGTGTTTGCgtttgggattggcagcagcttcttTTACATTGCAAATACCTGCCAGTACTTGCAACTACAAGGTGAGCAATTTGTTCATGAACTTGCTCTTCTACATTAATATCTgaactgcactatgtggcgccatgtcctttttactttgttttactACAGTTTAATGGTCATGTATGATGTCTTTGTTCTGGGaatcggtgagggtcccagcTCAAGGACAACCACCAATGTTATTTTTTGGCATATCTTTGAGACATGTAGGATAGAAACAAAAGGTAGAGTTCCTCTTTAAATTCACATCATAACAGATATAATTATAccaccatgcttgaaaaaggctctgtGCAGCTGAAATTTGGAGTTGCCTTTACATGTCCTCCCTTACCAATCCTTATCTTGGAGACAGTTGAGTTTGGATATAGCTGCCAGATGTTCAGGGCTTCTGAAGACCAGCTATTTCAAATACTGATAGGACTAGTGTCATGTACTGACTTTACGACTGTCGTAGAAGCTCACATTGTGACCAATCCGGTGTGGGATTTATATTTCATATTACACCAATATTGGTGTAATTTTGTCTTTAAATTGTACACATTAAATCTATTACTTACATGTAGAGAGAGTAAAATCTTTTAtggtaatatttaaaaaaaaaaaaagggttaacaTAATATAAGATGTCCATCCACTTAATGGGATTTGACAGCTCAATGGGCCAAAGTTTGACTCCTAAAATATGTTTCTCCTCTTGGGTTTTTGTTGCTATAGAGATGATGTTAGTAGTTGAATCGAGGCCTTGTTAATTTCACTGGTAAATAATTAAAAAGACAGTGTAGTGTTCTGAACAATAGCATTTATAGAGGATATGGCTGCCAATAGTTCACAAATCAATTCCATGGATTGTATTTTTAACAGTGATTTTCaaaatcacatatagaaaatctaTTCTCCTCTACGTCTTTTTAGCTCAAATGGAAAATTGTGTCACAAAGGAGAAAGGAAACATTCCATAATATTTGATCCACTCCTCTCTTTGCTCTAAAGAACGTGGATCTCCCATACGTGATGTAAAAGGGGGTAAAGTaagtgtttttgtctttttttttttttttttttttttaaagcgtaaGGCCAAATTTGGGTGATAATATGCTAAAAtaagaaaatgaaaatatgaaatacGAAAATAAtctttagacctcatgcacatggccattgcCTTGATTGGGTCACAAACTACAGATCCTAGTGTCCGTATTTGGGTTCATAATGCCGCCGAGTGACCTCTGCAACCATTCCGTATGGTCATATATTACGGCCGTGTTATTTCCATATGTCATCTGTATTTcatgttacgcaaaaaaaaaaaacaaaggaggaaaTTGGCACTATCTTGTGCCAACCCCCTTGAAAACACCCATAAGAAGGTCACGTGATGGGATTTCCCAGGCGTTTCCTAGCAACTTATTTGCAAAATGCGAACAGCACATGGATGCCATCCATGCACTGTCCATTACTTTTTcggacccatagacttgaatgggcggcataggtctgcaaaaacagacagaaataggacatgttctattatttGCAGAACTGAACAACGGATCCTCAAAAAccattagaaatgaatgggtcagtgtgctatctgcaATAAATGCGGatagcacacagaagaaaaacacggtcgtgtgcatgaggtctaatccAGCATTTgatttatatgtaatatgtgaaatttTACAAGAGCAGAAGCAGAAAAATGTCATATAGATAACCAATATGCCATTTTCTCTGGTTAATAAAACAATTCTAGAAGCATATTTTGTCTTTACACttaatcttgattttttttgttcTCTACCCCTACAAGTAAATCCTTTATACTTCTCTATGAGCATCCAATAATCCACAACTGAAAGATCCAGCTCACCTAACTCAGGTCCCAATGATGCAGGATTAAAAggtcatacacacacatatatatatatatatatatatatatatatatatatatataaaattcacgTTTACTAAAATCATTCTAGGCTAAGAAAACGACAATGCTGTTTCCTATTACAGATTAAGGTTAAAttcaattgtatttttttatatatatatagatgtgtttGGATAAATCGTCACCTTT is a genomic window of Rhinoderma darwinii isolate aRhiDar2 chromosome 7, aRhiDar2.hap1, whole genome shotgun sequence containing:
- the SSTR3 gene encoding somatostatin receptor type 3, which encodes MMTPTSPTSFYSSSYTDINTTLYANFSSTPNVTAPGLLIPLVYLVVCAVGLWGNTLVIYLAWKSPTGQNSVTALYILNLALADDLFMLGLPFLAAQSALSYWPFGSPVCTIVMTLDAVNQFTSIFCLTVLSLDRYCAVVRPIQSAKWRRPKVAKCVNVTVWIMSFLVVLPVVFFAGVPKDSGMCHIAWPEPQQAWRTGFILYTSALGFFCPLLVICICHILIVAQLRSSGNRVRVAPARRQGPERKVTKMVALAVTAFILCWLPFYALNIINLLWPLPAGPRLYGLYSFVVALSYANSCLNPIIYALLARPFQRGLRRVLCRTSVRVADGVLHGGDDRAQREQSRVSGISEERKSPKVVGVGENGQISTCEEPLQQDVGSSSQNTLPEEISASEKENMLGISYL